The window TTCATTCAGCCAGTTATAAAATGGTACTGGACGCCCTCTATTCTCTGTTTCTTTTATAGATGATGAATTTAATCACCTTCTTATCCAAACGCTCAACAGCCTTACTATATGCCCCTAAAAATACAGCTCTTAATGTACTAGCAACTGTCAGTACACCTTCTTTAATATCCATAGCAATTTTAAATAGTACGTTCTTAGCTTTTATGAAGTCAGTTGCACTTTGAACCTGAGCAGATAATACAACCTTATGTAATTCATCTTTCAAGTTATCTGCTAAAGGTAAGCTATTCATGAAATCAAATAGTATTTGTTGGTACTCATTCATGTATTCCTTTTTCTTTTCAGCTTGCAAAGCCAATTCGTTTTCTAAATCACATAAATTATTAGTTGCTTGTTTAGAACTTAAAACATTAAAAGAGTTTAAAGATAGGTTTTCAAAGTTCTGATCAATCTCAAACCTTAGCGTTTAAAAAAGGGGGATTAGACTTTGGTTTTCATAAAGTTGAGGTTATGGTAACAAGTACCTCACCTAATGTAGAAACTTTCAATCTTAGAATAGTTGCAATTGACGTTGACGGTAAATTAATAGCTCCGGATGAAGTAACAAATAATAGAAGGTAGCCAAGATAAATTAACAGCTACAGTTACACCAGATCCATACTGCTAAAGTAATTTGGACAAGTAGCGACGAATCAATTGCTATTGTAGACCAAAATGGTAATGTAACTGCTATTCGTGAAGGTGAAGCAGTAATTACAGCAAAGATTGAAAACACTGATATCGAAGCCACTAGTACAGTGATTGTTAAGAAACCAACCAGTGAATCTTCGAGTGCTATTTTGAGTATTACTTTAGTAAACGGTATTACCAAAGAGTATGACGTTACTAATAAAGTATTAAATGACTACTTAAATTGGTTTGATAGTGCACAAGGTACTTCAACATTCAAATTTTCAAAAACTATCTCCCCTTATAAAAAAGTAACGGAATATATCGTACATGATAAGATAGCTTCATTTGAAGTAAGAGAATACTAAACACAAAAAGACCAGGTACTCAAAATGAGCGTCTGGTCATTAGTTTAATTGAGGATAGGACAAAACAGGTTAAAAACCTTAAAAAATATACTTAAATCTCAGCCTCTTTCTTATTTCTTTCTTATATAGAGACCCTCAGTTGAACTGATTGTCTCGATAAGTTTTCTATAATTCTTATCTTTAACAAATACAGAAACAACTAATTCATTTACCCATGCAATAATATTTAATTCTGGTAAATAAATTGTAGTTTGTTCGTACCCTCTAAGACTTAGTTTTAAGAAATTACTTAATTCTTTAGGGGATATAATTTTAATAAAAGGATTGTCTTTCATTTTTAAAAGATAATCTTTTTCTTCGTTTGTAAAGAAATCTGGTAACTCTCTTTGTGAAAAGTAAAAAGAACTTTGTATCCACAGTGAACTATAACATGATAAGATAGTTAAAGTGTTTATGAATTTTTTTTCAACTTCAAAAAATTCTTTTGGTGTTTCTTCATTTGGACTAAAACAAATATCAAGAGGAGCAAACCATTCCATTGATTTATTAATAATCATAGGAAAACGATCTAATATTAGAAAATCTTCTGGGTACATAGTGTAAAGCTCTTCCTCTTTTTCAAGAAGTCCAGTACTATCAAAGTTTATAGAAAGATTAAATGAATCAACCATATTTTTTATACTCTTATTTTGATTAAAAAATTTTTCATTCACCATAATACACACCCCCTTTTGAAGATACTAACACATTAGGCTTTTTATTTAGAAATAATCTTTACTTTTTCATCCAATGAAGCAACTCTATCACCTTTATCATTTTTAAACTTCCATTTTCTCCCTCCGTGACCCGCAGTATATATCTTGTGATTCATTATTATCAAAGCCATCAACAATAATTTTTTCTTGATTTAAAGTATTATTTAACTTCAAATCCTGAGTTTCCATTGCAGAAGCAAGACTCGGTGAAATTGTACTGAAAGTAAATGCAGTACAAGTTAATACGACAAAGTTTTTAAAGTAGTTTTTTTCAACATTATTTGTATCCTCCATTTTTAATCCTATTTCAAGAATCATATTTTTTATAATGTTATAACATTTTCATTTACCCTCGAGTTACCATTATCCTATAATTTCCAGTGCAACCAATTCAATGGTAGGTTTACGCCACTTACAGAAGTATAAATTGTTATATGATCCTACGTTTAAAAAACAAACTGTAGAGTATTTAGTAAAACATTATAACTTTGATGATTTAACTGATATTGGAATTAAAAGTTATACAAGGGAATTGTTAGAAGGATATCTAGATAAAACGCAATTAGAACACAAGTACAAACCTTACTCTAATGAGAATGCAATTGATTTTGCTTATGACGCATTGAATTCTCTTTACAAAAACCAAATCACAGACTATTTTAGGGATGAAGATATTCCTGTAAACTACTTTTATTATCTGAAAGACGACAATATTAAAGAAGGTTTAAACTATGAATTATATGAAAAAATAACTTTTATAATTGAGAATGCAAAAGATGAAATTAGAAATTTAGAAAAGAATGCGAATAATCACTAAACCTTTTCAAATCACCTACCCATTCCTGTACACACACTTTGCCCAAGCATGAAAGGAATGGACAAGGTGAAACTATATAAATCAGCAAAAGAACCTGAAATATATCACTATTTCAATGCAAATGAAGAAAAACTATGGATGTTTCGACATAAGTATTATGATGCTACTGGAAAGAGGAAAGAGGAAAGAGAAGAAGAAAAGTGGTTTTAAAGCGGAAAAAGCACCACTGAAGGCCCTTAGAAGTTAAGGCTTCAACCCTGCGTGGTGAAACAAAACATATTGAAAATGAAAATTTAACTACATCACAATGGTTAGATATGTGGTTTGAAATGAGTAAAAGTAAATGGAAAACCGCCACTATTGTTCAACGCGAAATTGTGATCCGATTAAATATAAAACCTTTATTCTCGTAAGCTTGTTTAAATGACTCGATTGTTAATTTTGATTTACTAGATTCCTTTTCGACTATAGGATTAGAACTATCAGAACTACTCTTCGGCTCTGAATCACTACAAGCAACTAGGAATACAGCTGCACACGATAATATTAATATTTTCTTCATAAAATGCTCCTATCCATAAATATACATAATTTAGGGAGATTCTACTACCTATCTTTTCCGTTTTCCTTTGTCAGTATCACTACGTTTAGTTTTTGACATAAGAAAAGCACCCAAAAAGGTGCTCTAATACTTAATTTTTCTCATTTAAATCATCCGGATAAACAACAGTGTTAATCACTTCGCCGTTAGATTCATTTTTAAAAATTACTGTAACTTTATATTTTTCTGGATCCACGCCATTGAATAACTGGTAATACATACTTGTTATAGCTAGTCCAAAAGAAGCCATTGAGTCAAGACTGTTTTCAAACTCCTCTTGATTTACTGATAATGTAAATTCAGAAAATGTTTTATTGTAACTTACATCTTTAATCGAAGGGAAATCTCCACTAGTTTTAATCTCTTCTGTAGCTTCTAAAATGCCTGTTTCTAATTCTTTCATCATTTCTTTGTGCTCTGATTTAGACATTTTATAAGTTAAAGAACCATCTTCATTCTTGATGACTTCTTTGATGCCATCATTTTTTGATTCAGTAATAACAGTATCAATATCTTGTCCCTCAAAAAAAGAAGCCGGTAATGTTACTTCAACGTTTAAAAGCCCTTTATCAACCTTAAGCGGTCCCTCTTCAGATGTCTTTTCAGTTGCATTGTCAGCGGCATCTTTTTTGTCGTCACTATCTTTTTCTTGATTTTGATTGCAGGCTGACAAAAGAATACTTAGTAATAAAAGTAATGGTAAGATAAATATTTTTTTCATTATAAATCACTCCTCATATACAAATATACACAAATTTAGGAGGTTCGACTATACCATTTACATAACTACTCTATTTCTTAGCAGCTTCCGCCTCTTTTTCCAACTCAATATCCAAACTAGCAATAATAAATGCTTGCTCTTTACAATCCATAGTTAAAAACTGATTAGGCAGTAAATTAAAACGATGAAGCGCAACATGTGCATAGAATGCAAGTCCGTCACGCTCATCATCACTGCCTTGTATTAGTTTTTTACTTCTTCTACTTGTTCCTCTAAACCAGTGTCAATTCCGCTGATTTCTGTTACCTTTTCAGAGATTTGAGACGCTTCTCCTACCCAGAACATAGATCCAAACAATTTTTCAGCACCGCGAACATTATAAGACTGTTGCTCCCCTTCCCCATAAGAATGATCAACTAAATACAACAACTTAGCAATATGCTAAAAACCTTGATATATCAATGTTTTCGAACAAAAAAAACACCCGTTTTTTTAACGAGTGTTTCATAAGTTTTATGACAACCACTTAGGTGGTGTGTTTTTTTCCCAGTAAATATCACCTAGGTTGTTATGTGCCATAAAGTCGTCTTCAGCACTGTGGTAATGAAAGTTATAATAATAACCTTCTTGTGGTCGTTTCTCTGTGCGGACATGGAAGCGAATCAAATCGGATTCTGTTTGACTGTTAGTAATATTGAAAATTTTTTCACCATAGTTGCCACTTGGTTTCTCTGTGATTGTTAGAGATGCCAGTGAGCCATCGTCTAAACTCGCTACTGTCATGGCAATCGCTTCTTCCATTTTCGGAAAGATAATGGCATCAAATTCATTGCTAATTTTTGGACCAATTTTTGTGCCAAACTTTATGTAAGATTGCTCTTTCGCTGCATCAACAAGTAGTGCACCGTAGTCAATCGCTTCTTGAAATGATTCGGTGTCGTTTTTAGAATTTATATCTGGTTCAGCCGCTACGGCAGTGCTTGTACCAGATGTCGGCCCGATAGCAGCACGACTCGACGGATTTTGATCGAATGCATCCCATATTTCATGTGTTGGCGTAATTAATCCAAATGTTAAAAACGCAACCATGATTACGATACTTTTTTGAACCCACTTTTTCATTAATTAGCACCTTCTCTTTTATGTACAATTTGGTAATTATTCTATCTATATATACGTATTAGGCTAATAAAAGGTTTCATATTTCTATAATTCATTGTACAATAATTTATGTATAAATGTGTCGTTTTTTAAAGGAGGTACACAGCATGTCAATCGTAATGGGTATTGGTCTTTTAATAATGTTAGGTTACTTATCATCTTTATGCTTCACGGACTAATTTAGTCAAAACGCAGTATGAACTCAATTCACGTGTACAATGCCGCATTATCAAGGTTTTGCTATTATTTCCGAATTTCTTTTAATGCAATATGATGTAAATAATGCTTCAACTTGGGGCTAAGTGGGGCTCTGTTATGGAGCAACATTGGGGCTAAGTGGGGCTAATAAAAATATGTGGCGTGTTACAGGAATTGGTGAAAGCCTAGAGAGGGAACAATGGTTACCTCTCTTTTTTATTTGGCTGCATAATAAAAAACATCCACAATGCTTTGTAATCAGAAGGTTCTCATATTCTTTACCACAATATCTGCGATATGGCTTGTTGAATCAAACGGTCTGTCACGGTTGGGATTCCTAATAGACGCACACCACCGTCTGGTTTCGGGATTTCGACACGACTTACCGGCTGCGGCATAGATTCCCGCTAGAATTTGCGCTTTAATGATTCGCAATTTTCGAGGATGTGTTGACGTAAGGTTTGTACTGACATCCTCTCTACTCTATGGCTTCCTTTATTCGCTTCGAATCGCTTTAATGCTTGTATCATATTCGGACGTGCTAGAATTTTATTCAACATCACCATTTCGTTCCTTTCCGTGAATAGCTTGTCTTCTTATGTCCATTTGAACTACACCCTCCACCAATACCTCATGGACTTCACCATCACTTTCTAAGCGTGAGGTTTCTTCGTTTTCTGTGTTTATCCATTCAGAGTGGAATGCCAAGGGCTATTCTCTCTTAATTGTTCAGCCCTTCCAATTAGCCCTAGACCCAATCGTACTATGACCTCTGCTGACTTCTGATGGTTCAGCTACTTGTCACCAAGTAGGTTATGAAGGGTACTTCACGTTTCCATCAGACCTCCCCGGGTAAGCGCATGCACTTTCACACCATCTATCGGTCTCATTTACTGAATATGACCTTCGACAGAAGGGACTTTGTTTTGTTAAGCAAATTCATCCAGTCATATCCAGCCTTTTATGGGGTTCGTGTTCCTCGGACCAGTGTTTTGCCTCCAGCTTCCTTCAGATTCCGCGTCGCCACGGACACCCTTGCTCTTGGCTAACCTTTACTTCTGTCTTCGAGGTTCGGGACATGCACCCTATAGTTCATACGCATGCCGAGCGCACTTAAAATAAACTGACGTCCATAACGGACGTCAGCTTCTCTATTTACGAAAACGAACATTTATTTTTTACATCCTTACATTATATTCCCACCAACTGCAACGCCTTCTTAACCTCCTGAACATCTTTTGCTAATATGCTCTTCACATTCGATCCGAACCATTCCAATGACGCATCTACTTCCATGGTTGAAAGTACTCCTGCTAGGAATTCATCATAATCTATTGCACCTTCAAACAATGGAACCATCCCTTCTCTAGACCCTGATGCAGCATAAACATTGTTTGGAGAAAAAACACCAAGTTGTGCACGTGAGGCAATATTTTTAAAGTGAAAATGTGAGATATAAGGACGAAGTTGCTTCATGGCGACAATAGGGTTTATCCCTGATTCCCATATATGCAAAACGTCAAAGTTCACTCGTAAGCTTGAGTGATTCGTTTCTTCGAGTAACTGCATCGTTGAAGGTAGATTATCTGTCAATGTGTTCGGATGAGTTTCAACAAGCAAATATTGTCCTTTTGACTCAAGATAATCACAGAGCATTCTAAGCCTGGAAGTAAGTTCTTCCCTTTCTTTCTTACTCGTGTCTGAACTGCCCTGTTTTCCTACAAATGTACGAATCTTATTCGTTCCCCAGCGCTTTGCAAGGGAAGATAACTTCTCTGTTTCAGCCATCATTTCAGAAACTGGTGCTTCTAATGGCAAATAATCACTAAGCATGCTCGTTTCCAAACCGTAGGAGCTTAGCCAATCTGCTCCATAATGAAGTTCATCTGCCAAGTTCTTTGCATGAACACCCCAGAGCTCGATTCCTTGAAAACCTTGAGTTTTTGCAAATTGAGCTAATTGATCAATCGAATGGAGATGGTGCCGAAACGAGATTGTACAGATAGATAGTTTCATAACATGACCTCTTTCTTGTGCTGTAATATTAACCATGCTTGAAAACATGCTTGTAATCCTTGCTTAATCTTGAACTCAAGGAGATTTTGTTCTTCTAACTTCACAAAAATATCTTCAGCTAATAACAAATCTTGTGTCATCGCCAGTTTCATCGCTCGATACTGAATCGTTGTATAACCATTCACTAGACGCTCAATTTCATCACACCATGTTTCAAAGCCTTTCTCATCGTGACCAAGAGCTTCCCAAAAAAATGCAAACGCATGTTCATATGCATACTTTCTAATCGCTAAAACCGGCAATTGTTTTAATGCAGTCGGAAGTTTTGACATACTTTCTTTTTCTTTTCCTACGATATACCCTTTAATAATCTCGGTAATTGCTTCTGTCATCGGATTACAATGAAGCTTGATACATGTATTAAAATAGGCTTTAACCGTCTCTGTAGTCGGAGCAATAATCGTCTCAGAATCAAAGTAATAGCCACCTCCGACAGCTGGCTCTTGGATTGCAACTAAAATCCTCTCCTTCGGCAAAATCCCTTCCCAGCGAAAATCAGGGTCATACATAAACCACTCTGCTTCATTTTCTGTCGATTCTAGCATCACATAATGTGGAAATGGACGTTGATGAAATTTATTCTCTCGCTCTGGAAGCATCGATAAATCCAGCATCACCATCACATGTTGATGTGGAGATTTATTTTCTAATAACCTTTGTAGCTTGTTTATATTTTCTTGTTTTGATTGTTCTTCGTCATACCATTTGTAAAGCTTGATTCCATAGAGCATTTCATACCATGTTTGAAAGAAATGATGATCAATTCGATCTGAGTGGTATTTTAGCACGCCATTATCGAGCACATCAAAATCTGCGTCCCATACCCCAAAATAGTAGGGCCTATGATCAACAC of the Lysinibacillus fusiformis genome contains:
- a CDS encoding phage tail assembly chaperone, which produces MYLVDHSYGEGEQQSYNVRGAEKLFGSMFWVGEASQISEKVTEISGIDTGLEEQVEEVKN
- a CDS encoding DUF6005 family protein; translation: MIKVHCFVSCVCEVIKKTKGVDHRPYYFGVWDADFDVLDNGVLKYHSDRIDHHFFQTWYEMLYGIKLYKWYDEEQSKQENINKLQRLLENKSPHQHVMVMLDLSMLPERENKFHQRPFPHYVMLESTENEAEWFMYDPDFRWEGILPKERILVAIQEPAVGGGYYFDSETIIAPTTETVKAYFNTCIKLHCNPMTEAITEIIKGYIVGKEKESMSKLPTALKQLPVLAIRKYAYEHAFAFFWEALGHDEKGFETWCDEIERLVNGYTTIQYRAMKLAMTQDLLLAEDIFVKLEEQNLLEFKIKQGLQACFQAWLILQHKKEVML
- a CDS encoding sugar phosphate isomerase/epimerase family protein, encoding MKLSICTISFRHHLHSIDQLAQFAKTQGFQGIELWGVHAKNLADELHYGADWLSSYGLETSMLSDYLPLEAPVSEMMAETEKLSSLAKRWGTNKIRTFVGKQGSSDTSKKEREELTSRLRMLCDYLESKGQYLLVETHPNTLTDNLPSTMQLLEETNHSSLRVNFDVLHIWESGINPIVAMKQLRPYISHFHFKNIASRAQLGVFSPNNVYAASGSREGMVPLFEGAIDYDEFLAGVLSTMEVDASLEWFGSNVKSILAKDVQEVKKALQLVGI
- a CDS encoding YpjP family protein; the encoded protein is MKKWVQKSIVIMVAFLTFGLITPTHEIWDAFDQNPSSRAAIGPTSGTSTAVAAEPDINSKNDTESFQEAIDYGALLVDAAKEQSYIKFGTKIGPKISNEFDAIIFPKMEEAIAMTVASLDDGSLASLTITEKPSGNYGEKIFNITNSQTESDLIRFHVRTEKRPQEGYYYNFHYHSAEDDFMAHNNLGDIYWEKNTPPKWLS